A stretch of the Comamonas testosteroni TK102 genome encodes the following:
- a CDS encoding heavy metal translocating P-type ATPase: MNALTKSGAFELSVEGMTCASCVGRVERALKKVPGVQEAVVNLATEKASLTVADPAQAAAILPQAVAAIEKAGYAVPAQSVDLQVNGMTCASCVGRVERALKKVPGVQEAVVNLATERASVQLQGGVTVGALIAAIEKAGYEAQPVAHSAGATGEDATAQRQAQELESLKRSLIFATLFALPVFLLEMGGHMVPAFHHWIAGSIGTQNSWYIQFALTAVVLFGPGRRFFEKGVPALLRAAPDMNSLVAVGTSAAFTYSVVATFVPQWLPAGTVNVYFEAAAVIVALILLGRFLEARAKGNTSEAIRRLVQLQAKTARVRKGGHVQEIDIAQVRAGDLIEVRPGERIPVDGEVIEGRSFVDESMISGEPVPVEKVEGAEVVGGTVNQNGALAFRATKVGADTLLAQIIRMVEQAQGSKLPIQALVDKITMWFVPAVMAAALLTFVIWLIWGPDPALSFALVNAVAVLIIACPCAMGLATPTSIMVGTGRAAQMGVLLRKGEALQQLKDARVVAVDKTGTLTRGRPELTDLVLADGFERGAVLAQVAAVEDRSEHPIARAIVDAAKAEGLEIPAISDFASVTGFGVRAVVLGDQVEIGADRFMREIGLSVDGFAAEAERLGSEGKTPLYAAIGGRVAAMIAVADPIKPTSKAAIDALHALGLKVAMITGDNRHTAEAIARQLGIDEVVAEVLPGGKVESVKRLKAEHGTLAYVGDGINDAPALAEADVGIAIGTGTDIAIEAADVVLMSGDLSGVPNAIALSKATMKNIGENLFWAFAYNVALIPVAAGLLYPFNGMLLSPVFAAGAMALSSVFVLSNALRLKRFKPAL; the protein is encoded by the coding sequence ATGAATGCACTGACCAAAAGCGGAGCCTTTGAGCTGTCTGTGGAAGGAATGACCTGCGCTTCCTGCGTGGGCCGGGTGGAGCGGGCGCTCAAGAAAGTGCCCGGTGTGCAGGAGGCCGTGGTCAATCTGGCCACGGAAAAGGCCAGCCTCACCGTGGCCGATCCGGCGCAGGCTGCGGCCATCCTGCCGCAGGCTGTGGCGGCGATCGAAAAAGCGGGCTACGCGGTGCCCGCGCAAAGCGTGGATCTGCAGGTGAACGGCATGACCTGCGCGTCCTGCGTCGGCCGTGTGGAGCGTGCGCTCAAGAAGGTGCCCGGAGTGCAGGAGGCGGTGGTGAATCTCGCGACCGAACGTGCCAGCGTGCAGCTGCAGGGCGGCGTGACGGTGGGCGCCCTGATCGCGGCGATTGAAAAGGCCGGCTATGAAGCGCAGCCCGTGGCGCACAGCGCCGGCGCGACTGGCGAGGACGCCACAGCCCAGCGCCAGGCACAGGAGCTCGAATCGCTCAAGCGTTCCCTGATCTTTGCGACCCTGTTCGCACTGCCCGTGTTTCTGCTGGAAATGGGCGGTCACATGGTGCCCGCGTTTCACCACTGGATTGCGGGCAGCATCGGCACGCAGAACAGCTGGTACATCCAGTTCGCGCTGACGGCCGTGGTGCTGTTCGGGCCGGGGCGGCGCTTTTTCGAGAAAGGCGTGCCCGCGCTGCTGCGCGCAGCGCCCGACATGAATTCGCTGGTCGCGGTGGGCACCTCGGCGGCATTCACCTATTCGGTGGTCGCGACCTTTGTGCCGCAATGGCTGCCTGCAGGCACCGTGAATGTGTACTTCGAAGCCGCGGCCGTCATCGTGGCACTGATCCTGCTGGGCCGCTTTCTGGAGGCGCGTGCCAAGGGCAATACCTCGGAGGCCATTCGCCGCCTGGTGCAGCTGCAGGCCAAGACCGCGCGCGTGCGCAAGGGCGGCCATGTCCAGGAAATCGATATCGCCCAGGTGCGTGCCGGCGATCTGATCGAAGTGCGTCCCGGCGAGCGCATTCCCGTCGATGGTGAGGTCATTGAAGGCCGCAGCTTTGTCGACGAATCCATGATCAGCGGCGAGCCCGTGCCGGTCGAGAAGGTCGAGGGCGCCGAAGTGGTGGGCGGCACGGTCAATCAGAACGGTGCGCTGGCTTTCAGAGCCACCAAGGTGGGTGCCGATACGCTGTTGGCACAGATCATTCGCATGGTGGAGCAGGCCCAGGGCAGCAAGCTGCCGATCCAGGCGCTGGTGGACAAGATCACCATGTGGTTTGTGCCGGCCGTCATGGCCGCGGCCCTGCTGACCTTTGTCATATGGCTGATCTGGGGTCCCGACCCCGCGCTGAGCTTTGCCCTGGTCAATGCCGTGGCCGTGCTCATCATTGCCTGCCCCTGTGCCATGGGGCTGGCCACGCCGACTTCCATCATGGTGGGAACCGGGCGTGCCGCGCAAATGGGAGTGCTGCTGCGCAAGGGCGAGGCACTGCAGCAGCTCAAGGATGCCAGGGTGGTGGCGGTGGACAAGACCGGCACGCTGACCCGTGGCCGTCCCGAGCTGACCGATCTGGTGCTGGCCGACGGCTTTGAGCGCGGCGCCGTGCTGGCGCAGGTGGCTGCCGTGGAAGACCGTAGCGAGCACCCGATTGCGCGTGCCATTGTCGATGCGGCCAAGGCCGAAGGGCTGGAGATTCCGGCCATCAGCGATTTCGCATCGGTGACCGGTTTCGGCGTGCGTGCCGTGGTGCTGGGCGACCAGGTGGAGATCGGCGCCGACCGGTTCATGCGCGAAATTGGCCTGAGCGTTGACGGTTTTGCGGCCGAGGCCGAGCGCCTGGGCAGCGAAGGCAAGACGCCGCTGTATGCAGCCATCGGCGGACGGGTGGCGGCCATGATTGCCGTGGCCGATCCGATCAAGCCCACCAGCAAAGCCGCGATCGATGCCTTGCACGCTCTGGGCCTGAAGGTGGCCATGATCACCGGCGACAACCGTCACACGGCCGAGGCGATCGCCAGGCAGCTGGGCATTGACGAGGTGGTGGCCGAGGTGCTGCCCGGCGGCAAGGTCGAGAGCGTGAAGCGCCTCAAGGCCGAGCATGGCACGCTGGCCTATGTGGGCGATGGCATCAACGACGCACCGGCCCTGGCCGAAGCCGATGTGGGCATTGCCATAGGCACGGGCACCGATATCGCCATCGAGGCGGCCGATGTGGTGCTGATGTCGGGCGATCTCTCGGGTGTGCCGAATGCGATCGCGCTGTCCAAGGCCACCATGAAGAACATTGGCGAGAACCTGTTCTGGGCCTTTGCCTACAACGTGGCGCTGATACCGGTGGCGGCTGGGCTGCTCTATCCGTTCAACGGCATGCTGCTGTCGCCCGTGTTTGCCGCTGGGGCCATGGCGCTGTCCAGCGTATTCGTGCTCTCCAACGCACTGCGGCTCAAGCGCTTCAAACCCGCTCTCTGA
- the pcp gene encoding pyroglutamyl-peptidase I, whose product MTEAAHRILLTGFEPFDKDSVNPSWEVARALNGELIADGVVHSVQLPCVFGAAMEALDEALARLQPTLIISLGLAGGRTEITPERVAINIDDARIPDNAGHQPVDQSVVRDAPAAYFSTLPIKAMVRHLRDAGIPAAVSNTAGTFVCNHVFYALMHRLSRRAGPGVRGGFIHIPALPQQAARQPGMASMALETQIQGIRTAIHTAMTVQQDLQEHAGQLH is encoded by the coding sequence ATGACTGAGGCTGCCCACCGAATCCTGCTGACCGGCTTTGAGCCCTTCGACAAAGATAGCGTCAACCCCTCGTGGGAAGTGGCGCGCGCGCTGAACGGCGAGCTGATTGCGGATGGCGTGGTGCATTCCGTGCAACTGCCCTGCGTGTTCGGTGCGGCCATGGAGGCGCTCGACGAGGCGCTGGCCAGGCTGCAGCCCACGCTGATCATCAGCCTGGGGCTGGCCGGCGGGCGCACTGAAATCACGCCGGAGCGTGTGGCCATCAATATCGACGATGCCCGCATTCCGGACAACGCGGGCCATCAGCCCGTCGACCAGTCCGTGGTGCGCGATGCGCCCGCTGCCTACTTCTCGACCCTGCCCATCAAGGCCATGGTGCGCCATCTGCGGGACGCGGGCATTCCGGCTGCGGTGTCGAACACGGCGGGCACTTTTGTCTGCAACCATGTGTTCTATGCCCTGATGCACAGGCTGTCGCGCCGTGCGGGCCCTGGCGTGCGCGGCGGCTTTATTCACATACCCGCGCTGCCGCAGCAGGCCGCGCGCCAGCCAGGCATGGCCAGCATGGCGCTGGAGACACAGATTCAGGGCATCCGCACAGCCATTCATACGGCCATGACGGTGCAGCAGGATTTGCAGGAACACGCAGGTCAGCTGCATTGA
- a CDS encoding LamB/YcsF family protein has translation MKMDLNSDLGESFGAWRMGDDAAMLDIVSSANVACGFHAGDAAGILATLRAAKARGVVVGAHVAYRDLSGFGRRNMDVASGDLVADVIYQIGALQGLAQAAGTSVQYVKPHGALYNTIAQDKRQAMDVINAIKAINPRLVLMALAGAPLIEWARDAGLSVVAEAFADRGYTPDGALVSRREPGAVLHDENLIAERMLTLVREGVIEAVDGTLVRVQADSICVHGDSPGAVAIARNIRQRFEQEGVQITSFVDTAP, from the coding sequence ATGAAAATGGATTTGAACAGCGATCTGGGCGAGAGCTTCGGCGCCTGGCGCATGGGCGATGATGCGGCCATGCTGGACATCGTCAGCAGCGCCAATGTGGCCTGCGGCTTTCATGCCGGCGACGCGGCCGGGATACTGGCCACGCTCAGGGCCGCCAAGGCGCGCGGCGTGGTCGTGGGCGCGCATGTGGCCTACCGCGACCTGTCGGGTTTCGGGCGCCGCAACATGGATGTGGCCAGCGGCGATCTGGTGGCCGACGTGATCTATCAGATCGGCGCTCTGCAGGGCCTTGCGCAGGCTGCCGGCACCAGCGTCCAGTATGTCAAGCCGCACGGCGCGCTCTACAACACCATTGCCCAGGACAAGCGTCAGGCCATGGATGTGATCAATGCCATCAAGGCCATCAATCCCAGGCTGGTGCTGATGGCGCTGGCCGGGGCGCCCCTGATCGAGTGGGCCCGCGATGCCGGCCTCAGCGTGGTGGCCGAGGCCTTTGCCGATCGCGGATACACGCCCGATGGCGCCCTGGTCTCGCGCCGCGAGCCCGGTGCCGTGCTGCACGACGAAAACCTGATCGCCGAGCGCATGCTGACCCTGGTGCGTGAGGGAGTGATCGAGGCCGTGGACGGAACTCTGGTGCGTGTGCAGGCCGACTCCATCTGCGTGCATGGCGACAGCCCCGGTGCCGTGGCCATTGCGCGCAACATCCGCCAGCGCTTCGAGCAGGAGGGCGTGCAGATCACCTCCTTTGTGGACACCGCGCCATGA
- a CDS encoding DUF979 domain-containing protein gives MTITIQYLYYLVGLVLAVTAVMTLRDGSNPRRFSAGLFWALYALVFLVGDLLPPVWVGAVAVVMALIAGFGGVMGGKHQPRTDAQYLESARRLGNKLFVPALAIPLITMVGTLSAKHLVFGGTPLIDPKNSTLVSLGIGCVIALVLACKMTRETPVQGLRESHRLIDALGWALVLPQMLGMLGLVFSDAGVGKAVAYVTTTYINMDVRFVAVAVYVIGMALFTVIMGNGFAAFPVMTGGVGVPVLVGVYHGDPAVMAAVGMLSGYCGTLLTPMAANFNLVPAALLEIDKNAVIRAQVPTAITLLIVNVFLLNFLMFR, from the coding sequence ATGACCATCACCATTCAATACCTGTACTACCTCGTCGGCCTGGTGCTGGCGGTGACGGCCGTGATGACGCTGCGCGACGGCAGCAACCCGCGCCGTTTCTCGGCGGGCCTGTTCTGGGCGCTGTATGCGCTGGTGTTCCTCGTTGGCGATCTGCTGCCGCCCGTATGGGTGGGGGCGGTGGCGGTCGTCATGGCCCTGATTGCCGGTTTCGGCGGCGTGATGGGCGGCAAGCATCAGCCGCGCACCGATGCACAGTACCTGGAAAGCGCCAGGCGCCTGGGCAACAAGCTGTTCGTGCCGGCGCTGGCCATCCCGCTGATCACCATGGTGGGCACGCTGTCGGCCAAGCATCTGGTCTTTGGCGGCACTCCTCTGATCGACCCCAAGAACAGCACCCTGGTCAGTCTGGGCATCGGCTGCGTGATCGCGCTGGTGCTGGCCTGCAAGATGACGCGCGAGACTCCCGTGCAGGGCCTGCGCGAGTCGCACCGCCTGATCGATGCACTGGGCTGGGCCCTGGTGCTGCCGCAGATGCTGGGCATGCTGGGTCTGGTGTTTTCGGATGCCGGTGTGGGCAAGGCCGTGGCCTATGTGACCACCACCTACATCAATATGGATGTGCGCTTTGTGGCCGTGGCCGTGTATGTGATCGGCATGGCGCTGTTCACCGTCATCATGGGCAATGGCTTTGCGGCCTTTCCGGTGATGACCGGCGGTGTGGGCGTGCCCGTGCTGGTTGGCGTCTACCATGGTGACCCGGCCGTGATGGCGGCAGTCGGCATGTTGTCGGGCTACTGCGGCACCTTGCTGACGCCCATGGCGGCCAACTTCAACCTGGTGCCCGCAGCACTGCTGGAAATTGACAAGAATGCCGTCATCCGTGCGCAGGTTCCCACGGCCATCACGCTGCTGATCGTCAATGTGTTCCTGCTCAACTTCCTGATGTTCCGATAA
- a CDS encoding urea amidolyase family protein → MRFLPVNRHAILVELADLQQTLVLLGALQASPIEGVQELVPAARTILVQFAPHIIGAAQLVRRIAACDLSGSVQRSDVLVQIPVRYDGEDLAEVAQILGLTAEEVVRRHTGSEWSVAFTGFAPGFAYLSGGDPVFNVPRRATPRTKVPAGAVALAGSFSAVYPQASPGGWQIIGVTDAAMWDLARDLPALLQPGYRVQFVDIATQTEAASALSSSISASKVDEINKGRTQAATNLKANAAALRVRATGLLTLFQDRGRHGQAGQGVSASGAMDQAAFKAANRLVGNASQQPVLETVGGGLSLQSVGENVVAVTGADAPLSITTADGRRWSAPRCAAIALADGDTLSLGQPVAGARCYVAVRGGYEVAPVLGSASTDTLAHVGPPALQTGQLLAVLPAPHAVVAELALPQQELPAPDGEVLLDVELGPRTDWFTPEAVALLAVQRWQVTSQSNRVGLRLAGEQALTRAVSSELPSEGTPLGAIQVPASGQPVLFLADHPLTGGYPVIGCVAPHHLDLAGQIPVGAWIRFNPIRTFAELVPAVAERGVT, encoded by the coding sequence ATGCGCTTTTTGCCCGTCAACCGCCACGCCATCCTGGTGGAGCTGGCCGACCTGCAGCAGACGCTGGTGCTGCTGGGGGCCCTGCAGGCTAGTCCCATTGAAGGCGTGCAGGAGCTGGTGCCTGCTGCGCGCACCATTCTTGTACAGTTTGCGCCCCATATCATCGGCGCGGCGCAGCTGGTGCGGCGCATTGCCGCCTGCGATCTGAGCGGCAGCGTGCAGCGCTCGGACGTGCTGGTGCAGATTCCCGTGCGCTATGACGGCGAGGATCTGGCCGAAGTCGCCCAGATACTGGGCCTCACGGCCGAAGAGGTGGTGCGCCGCCACACGGGCAGCGAATGGTCGGTGGCCTTTACCGGCTTTGCGCCGGGCTTTGCCTATCTGAGCGGCGGCGACCCCGTCTTCAATGTGCCGCGCCGGGCCACGCCACGTACCAAGGTGCCTGCGGGCGCCGTGGCGCTGGCCGGCAGCTTCAGCGCGGTCTACCCCCAGGCCAGCCCCGGCGGCTGGCAGATCATCGGCGTGACCGATGCCGCGATGTGGGATCTGGCGCGCGACCTGCCGGCCTTGCTGCAGCCCGGCTACCGCGTGCAGTTTGTCGATATTGCTACGCAAACAGAAGCTGCCAGCGCTCTATCCAGTTCGATTTCAGCTAGTAAAGTAGATGAAATCAATAAGGGTCGAACGCAAGCAGCTACGAATTTAAAAGCAAATGCTGCGGCCTTGCGTGTGCGCGCCACAGGCCTGCTCACGTTGTTTCAGGATAGAGGTCGCCATGGCCAGGCCGGCCAGGGCGTTTCGGCCTCGGGTGCCATGGATCAGGCGGCGTTCAAGGCGGCCAACCGGCTGGTCGGCAATGCCAGCCAGCAGCCGGTGCTGGAGACGGTAGGCGGTGGCCTGTCGCTGCAAAGCGTGGGCGAGAACGTAGTGGCCGTGACCGGCGCGGACGCTCCTCTCAGCATCACCACGGCCGACGGGCGCCGCTGGTCTGCGCCGCGCTGCGCCGCGATTGCGCTGGCCGATGGCGACACGCTGAGCCTGGGCCAGCCCGTGGCCGGTGCCCGCTGCTATGTGGCGGTGCGCGGCGGCTACGAAGTGGCTCCCGTGCTGGGCAGTGCTTCGACGGACACCCTGGCCCATGTCGGGCCGCCCGCTCTGCAAACTGGGCAGTTGCTGGCGGTGCTGCCGGCCCCCCATGCCGTGGTGGCCGAGCTGGCCCTGCCGCAGCAGGAGCTGCCGGCCCCGGACGGCGAAGTGTTGCTGGATGTGGAACTGGGGCCGCGTACCGACTGGTTCACGCCCGAGGCCGTAGCCTTGCTGGCCGTCCAGCGCTGGCAGGTCACGTCCCAGTCCAATCGCGTGGGCCTGCGACTGGCCGGAGAACAGGCGCTGACGCGCGCCGTGAGCAGCGAGCTGCCCAGCGAAGGCACGCCGCTGGGGGCCATCCAGGTTCCCGCCAGCGGCCAGCCCGTGCTGTTTCTGGCCGACCATCCGCTGACCGGCGGCTATCCCGTGATCGGCTGCGTGGCACCTCATCATCTGGATCTTGCGGGACAGATTCCCGTAGGGGCCTGGATTCGTTTCAACCCCATCCGCACCTTTGCAGAGCTGGTGCCTGCAGTCGCGGAGCGAGGAGTGACTTGA
- a CDS encoding GntR family transcriptional regulator, with amino-acid sequence MKVAAEVQNLTERIAEEIRSQLVKGVLSPGQRLSEAALSEALDISRNTLREVFRMLTKEGLLVHEPNKGVSVAVPSMASIIDIYRVRRMIECQALAQAYPMHPALTRMREAVESGQRHSETEDWSEVGTANMAFHKAIVALADSERLNEMFSHLLAELRLAFGLLRDPHFLHAPYVSMNLKILQIFEAGRPAEAAQELSAYLVHSERIILAAYARRLAEAGIKAP; translated from the coding sequence ATGAAAGTCGCAGCAGAGGTCCAGAATCTGACCGAACGCATCGCCGAAGAAATACGCAGCCAGCTGGTCAAGGGCGTGCTGAGCCCGGGCCAGCGCCTGTCCGAAGCGGCACTCAGCGAAGCGCTGGATATTTCGCGCAACACCTTGCGCGAGGTGTTCCGCATGCTGACCAAGGAAGGTCTGCTGGTGCATGAGCCCAACAAGGGCGTATCGGTGGCCGTGCCAAGCATGGCGTCCATCATCGATATCTATCGCGTGCGGCGCATGATCGAGTGCCAGGCCCTTGCACAGGCTTACCCCATGCACCCTGCACTGACGCGGATGCGCGAGGCCGTGGAAAGCGGCCAGCGGCACAGCGAGACCGAGGACTGGTCCGAGGTGGGTACCGCCAATATGGCGTTTCACAAAGCCATCGTGGCCCTGGCCGACAGCGAACGCCTCAACGAGATGTTCTCGCACCTGCTGGCGGAGCTGCGCCTGGCCTTCGGCCTGCTGCGCGACCCGCATTTTCTGCATGCACCCTATGTGAGCATGAACCTGAAGATCTTGCAGATCTTCGAAGCCGGCAGGCCCGCAGAGGCGGCGCAGGAACTCAGTGCCTATCTGGTGCACTCGGAGCGCATCATTCTGGCCGCCTATGCACGGCGTCTGGCAGAAGCAGGAATCAAGGCTCCCTGA
- a CDS encoding TRAP transporter substrate-binding protein: MKRRFFCATATLLAGIGIAGHAMAQTKWDFATAYGPGNFHSKNNELFVKDVDAATGGKLKITPHFGASLFKMPEIKRAVQTGNAQMGEFFLVSFQNESQIFGVDGLPFLVSNYDDAYKLYQAQKPTLQKLLDKQGQVLLYSVAWPPQGIYTKKPVNSAADLKGMKWRVYSPTTARIGELIGAQPVTVQEAELSQALATGVVDGLITSSATGADNKLFESLKYYYNVQAWIPKNAVTVSKKAFGALDKSTQEAVLKAAAAAEQRGWKESREVDARSIAALKQGGMQVEQPSAQLKADLGKIGATVIKEWTDKAGADGQAILDGYRAGK; the protein is encoded by the coding sequence ATGAAGCGTCGCTTTTTCTGCGCCACCGCCACCTTGCTCGCCGGCATCGGCATTGCCGGTCATGCCATGGCACAAACCAAGTGGGATTTCGCCACCGCATACGGACCAGGAAACTTTCACTCCAAGAACAACGAACTGTTCGTGAAGGATGTGGATGCCGCCACGGGCGGCAAGCTCAAGATCACGCCGCACTTTGGTGCATCGCTGTTCAAGATGCCCGAAATCAAGCGTGCCGTGCAGACCGGCAATGCACAGATGGGCGAATTCTTTCTGGTGAGCTTTCAGAATGAGTCGCAGATCTTCGGTGTCGATGGACTCCCGTTCCTGGTGAGCAACTATGACGATGCCTACAAGCTCTACCAGGCCCAGAAGCCCACACTGCAAAAGCTGCTGGACAAGCAGGGACAGGTGCTGCTGTATTCCGTGGCCTGGCCGCCCCAGGGCATCTACACCAAGAAGCCCGTCAACTCCGCGGCCGATCTCAAGGGCATGAAGTGGCGCGTCTACTCCCCGACCACAGCCCGCATTGGCGAGCTGATCGGCGCCCAGCCCGTGACCGTGCAGGAGGCCGAGCTGTCCCAGGCTCTGGCGACCGGCGTGGTGGATGGCCTGATCACCTCCAGCGCAACCGGTGCCGACAACAAGCTGTTTGAAAGCCTGAAGTACTACTACAACGTGCAGGCCTGGATTCCCAAGAATGCCGTGACCGTGAGCAAGAAGGCCTTCGGCGCACTGGACAAGAGCACGCAGGAGGCCGTGCTCAAGGCCGCTGCCGCCGCCGAGCAGCGCGGCTGGAAAGAGTCCAGGGAAGTGGATGCGCGCTCGATTGCCGCCCTCAAGCAAGGCGGCATGCAGGTCGAGCAGCCCTCCGCCCAGCTCAAGGCAGACCTGGGCAAGATCGGTGCGACCGTGATCAAGGAATGGACGGACAAGGCCGGCGCTGACGGCCAGGCCATTCTCGACGGCTACAGGGCTGGCAAGTAA
- a CDS encoding acetyl/propionyl/methylcrotonyl-CoA carboxylase subunit alpha yields the protein MITKVLIANRGEIAVRIARACADYGVKSVAVYADADIDALHVRRADEAYGLQGDKPADTYLNIAKLIAIAKRSGADAVHPGYGFLSESEAFAQAVLDAGLVWIGPRPDTIAKLGDKVEARKIALQVGAPLVAGTPDPVKDADEVLAFAQQHGLPIIIKAAFGGGGRGMKIAWRMDEVAELYASAVREAVTAFGRGECFVEQFLDKPRHIEAQVIADTHGNVVVLGTRDCSLQRRNQKLVEEAPAPFITDAQRERIHSAAKAICAQAGYVSAGTVEFLLSGNGAISFLEVNTRLQVEHTVTEETTGIDLVQEQLRVADGLPLSFTQTPAPRAHSIEFRINAEDVGRGFLPTPGLITRFAPPSGPGVRLDSGVETGSVIPGTFDSMMAKLIVTGATREQALARARRALAEFRIEGVASVLPFHKAVLNQADFVGAAGFNVHTRWIETEFAEPLAAAARAEPVADTSLLRTAIEIDGRRVQLGLPAMLLQGLSAPATGATQAAVSQNVDPDAVISPIAGNLHAWKVADGDEVKEGDVIAVMEAMKMEMQVSAHKSGRITLAVQPGTAQALSAVIAHIR from the coding sequence ATGATTACCAAAGTTCTGATTGCCAACCGTGGCGAGATCGCCGTGCGCATTGCACGCGCCTGTGCCGACTATGGCGTGAAATCCGTCGCCGTCTATGCCGATGCCGATATCGACGCCCTGCACGTGCGCCGTGCCGACGAGGCCTACGGCCTCCAGGGCGACAAGCCCGCCGACACCTATCTGAACATCGCCAAGCTGATTGCGATTGCCAAGCGTTCGGGCGCCGATGCCGTGCATCCCGGCTATGGCTTTCTGTCCGAGAGCGAAGCCTTTGCACAGGCCGTGCTGGATGCGGGTCTGGTCTGGATCGGCCCGCGCCCCGACACCATCGCCAAGCTGGGCGACAAGGTCGAGGCGCGCAAGATTGCGCTGCAGGTCGGTGCGCCGCTGGTGGCCGGCACGCCCGATCCCGTCAAGGATGCTGATGAAGTGCTGGCCTTTGCCCAGCAGCATGGTCTGCCCATCATCATCAAGGCTGCTTTTGGCGGCGGTGGCCGCGGCATGAAGATCGCCTGGCGCATGGACGAAGTGGCCGAGCTGTATGCATCCGCCGTGCGCGAGGCCGTGACGGCTTTCGGTCGTGGCGAATGCTTTGTCGAGCAGTTCCTCGACAAGCCGCGCCATATCGAGGCGCAGGTGATTGCCGACACGCATGGCAATGTGGTGGTGCTGGGCACGCGCGACTGTTCGCTGCAGCGTCGCAACCAGAAGCTGGTGGAAGAGGCTCCGGCCCCCTTCATCACCGATGCCCAGCGTGAACGCATTCACAGTGCGGCAAAGGCGATCTGTGCGCAAGCCGGCTATGTCAGCGCGGGAACCGTGGAGTTTCTGCTCAGCGGCAACGGCGCCATTTCCTTCCTCGAGGTCAATACCCGCCTGCAGGTCGAGCACACCGTGACCGAGGAAACCACGGGCATCGATCTGGTGCAGGAACAGCTGCGCGTGGCCGACGGTCTGCCGCTGTCCTTCACGCAGACTCCGGCACCACGGGCCCATTCCATCGAGTTCCGCATCAATGCCGAAGATGTGGGGCGCGGCTTTCTGCCCACGCCGGGTCTGATCACGCGTTTTGCCCCACCTTCGGGGCCGGGTGTGCGACTCGATTCGGGTGTCGAAACTGGCTCTGTGATCCCCGGAACGTTTGACTCCATGATGGCCAAGCTCATCGTCACGGGGGCCACGCGTGAGCAGGCCCTGGCCCGTGCCCGACGTGCGCTGGCCGAGTTCCGCATCGAGGGCGTGGCTTCGGTGCTGCCCTTTCACAAGGCCGTGCTGAATCAGGCCGACTTTGTGGGGGCTGCGGGCTTCAATGTCCACACCCGCTGGATCGAGACCGAATTTGCCGAGCCGCTGGCCGCAGCCGCCCGCGCCGAGCCCGTGGCTGACACCAGCCTGCTGCGCACCGCCATCGAGATCGACGGCCGCCGCGTGCAGCTGGGCCTGCCCGCCATGCTGCTGCAGGGACTGTCTGCGCCGGCGACCGGTGCGACCCAGGCCGCAGTGTCGCAAAACGTGGACCCCGATGCCGTCATCTCGCCGATCGCCGGCAATCTGCATGCCTGGAAGGTGGCCGATGGCGACGAGGTCAAGGAAGGCGATGTGATCGCCGTGATGGAAGCCATGAAGATGGAAATGCAGGTTTCGGCCCACAAGAGCGGCCGCATCACGCTGGCCGTGCAGCCAGGCACTGCTCAGGCCTTGAGCGCCGTGATCGCGCATATCCGGTAG
- a CDS encoding DUF969 domain-containing protein: MPVDVNLWPLIGVLIIIAGFALRFNPMLVVIVTAIGTAFAAGFPLDKVLAAIGAGFIKTRNLPLIILLPLAVIGLLERHGLRQHAQNWISSIKSATAGRLLIVYLAARQLTAAIGLTSLGGHPQMVRPLLAPMAEGATESRYGKLSVKVREKLRAMSAATDNVGLFFGEDIFVAFGAIVLMTTFLKEAGIEVEPIHVALWGIPTAISAFAIHALRLHRLDRQLAREIAAEKKAAQGEQA; the protein is encoded by the coding sequence ATGCCTGTAGACGTAAACCTGTGGCCGCTGATCGGCGTGCTCATCATCATTGCCGGCTTTGCGCTGCGCTTTAATCCCATGCTGGTGGTCATCGTGACCGCCATCGGCACTGCCTTCGCGGCGGGCTTTCCGCTGGACAAGGTGCTGGCCGCCATCGGGGCCGGCTTCATCAAGACCCGCAATCTGCCGCTCATCATCTTGCTGCCGCTGGCCGTGATCGGCCTGCTGGAGCGCCATGGCCTGCGTCAGCATGCGCAAAACTGGATCAGCTCCATCAAGTCGGCCACTGCCGGCCGCCTGCTGATCGTCTACCTGGCAGCGCGTCAACTTACCGCTGCCATCGGCCTGACCAGCCTGGGCGGTCATCCCCAGATGGTGCGTCCGCTGCTGGCGCCCATGGCCGAAGGCGCGACGGAAAGCCGTTACGGCAAGCTGTCGGTCAAGGTGCGCGAGAAGCTGCGCGCCATGTCGGCTGCCACGGACAACGTGGGCCTGTTCTTTGGTGAAGATATCTTCGTGGCCTTTGGCGCGATCGTGCTGATGACCACCTTCCTGAAGGAGGCCGGAATCGAGGTCGAACCGATCCATGTCGCGCTGTGGGGCATTCCAACGGCCATCTCGGCCTTCGCCATCCATGCCTTGCGCCTGCATCGCCTGGACAGGCAGCTGGCGCGTGAAATTGCTGCGGAAAAGAAAGCCGCCCAGGGAGAACAGGCATGA